From the genome of Edaphobacter dinghuensis, one region includes:
- the argC gene encoding N-acetyl-gamma-glutamyl-phosphate reductase has translation MTASSRPPRIAVAGVSGYAGGELARLLLHHPALEGTKPTFLGRAGEAEVGPSTSLEALHPYLTGPGAAESNPVYSFSWNRIVDEGIEVLFLATPHEQSREWVPEAIERGIKVVDLSGAWRLQETRNRDVYRLKDAKPALADELQAEAVYGCPELHRNAIKRARLVANPGCYSTSMILALAPLVQAGLVDLDHGIVCDAKSGVSGAGKAATTKTHFMYAADNLSAYNVFGHRHRGELLEQLHLDSDQIQFTPHLLPIPRGILATIYLRLKRPTEPAAISAMFSDFYRDSPMVRLYPTPHLPQIQHVVRTNFCDIGFELAPDGKRMVIVSCLDNLLKGASGQAVQNLNLMCGWKEQEGLL, from the coding sequence CTGACTGCCAGCTCACGTCCACCCCGCATCGCTGTGGCAGGCGTCAGCGGCTATGCCGGTGGCGAGCTGGCACGCCTGCTGCTGCATCACCCTGCTCTCGAAGGAACGAAGCCGACCTTTCTGGGCCGCGCAGGCGAGGCCGAGGTCGGCCCGTCCACTTCGCTTGAGGCGCTTCATCCTTATCTTACCGGCCCGGGCGCGGCGGAATCCAATCCGGTTTATTCCTTCAGCTGGAACCGAATCGTCGACGAAGGAATCGAGGTGCTATTTTTGGCTACGCCGCATGAGCAATCGCGCGAATGGGTCCCCGAAGCCATCGAGCGCGGCATCAAAGTCGTCGATCTGAGCGGCGCGTGGCGGTTGCAGGAGACGCGCAATCGGGACGTCTATCGCTTGAAGGATGCCAAACCCGCGCTCGCAGATGAGTTGCAGGCAGAGGCAGTCTACGGATGCCCCGAGCTGCACCGCAACGCGATCAAGCGCGCTCGTCTGGTTGCGAACCCGGGCTGCTACTCCACGTCCATGATTCTGGCACTCGCTCCTCTGGTTCAGGCAGGATTGGTCGATCTCGACCACGGGATCGTCTGCGATGCGAAGTCGGGTGTGAGCGGAGCGGGAAAAGCCGCGACGACAAAGACTCACTTCATGTATGCCGCCGACAATCTCTCTGCCTATAACGTCTTCGGCCATCGGCATAGAGGCGAACTGCTGGAACAGCTTCATCTGGACTCCGACCAGATTCAGTTCACGCCTCACCTGCTACCGATTCCACGCGGAATTCTCGCGACCATTTATCTGCGGCTCAAGCGGCCGACCGAGCCCGCAGCGATCAGTGCCATGTTCTCAGACTTCTATCGGGACAGCCCCATGGTTCGTCTCTATCCCACGCCGCACTTGCCGCAGATCCAGCACGTCGTTCGTACCAACTTCTGCGATATCGGCTTCGAGCTTGCGCCGGATGGAAAGCGGATGGTCATCGTCTCCTGCCTGGACAACTTGTTGAAGGGTGCGTCCGGTCAGGCAGTTCAAAATTTAAACCTGATGTGCGGTTGGAAAGAACAGGAGGGCTTGCTGTGA
- the argB gene encoding acetylglutamate kinase, which yields MRFVVKLGGAALENPQILHGCGKAIAELVADGNQVAVVHGGGVQLTRTLALMGKKSEFVSGLRITDAETRDAAIMVLAGRVNKSLVAAIGSHGQAAVGLSGGDGHVFRARKKKTNPDLGFVGEIAGTDSRWLEAIWTMGAVPVISSIALGFDGEYYNINADEMAAACAICTQTDTLVFLTDVPGVKGADGNVMRWLTLSQIPALEKQQVVSGGMLPKLNACRNALTHGVKRVRILPAESAMLLPDLCSTRVNDGTEVMVA from the coding sequence GTGAGATTTGTCGTTAAACTAGGCGGTGCGGCCCTTGAAAATCCCCAGATTCTACATGGTTGCGGCAAAGCAATCGCCGAGCTGGTAGCCGACGGAAACCAGGTTGCCGTCGTCCACGGCGGTGGCGTTCAGCTAACGCGCACCCTGGCGCTGATGGGCAAGAAGAGCGAGTTCGTCTCCGGCCTGCGTATCACCGATGCCGAGACCCGCGATGCCGCCATCATGGTGCTGGCGGGCCGCGTCAACAAGTCGCTGGTCGCTGCGATTGGATCGCATGGCCAGGCGGCTGTTGGCCTCTCCGGCGGCGATGGCCATGTCTTTCGCGCGCGCAAGAAGAAGACGAACCCCGATCTCGGCTTTGTCGGCGAGATCGCCGGAACAGACTCCCGCTGGCTCGAAGCCATCTGGACGATGGGCGCTGTGCCTGTCATCTCATCCATCGCTCTGGGCTTCGACGGCGAGTACTACAACATCAACGCCGACGAGATGGCCGCAGCCTGCGCCATCTGCACGCAGACCGATACCCTCGTCTTTCTTACCGACGTCCCCGGCGTAAAGGGAGCGGATGGAAACGTGATGCGATGGCTGACGCTGTCGCAGATTCCGGCGTTGGAGAAGCAGCAGGTTGTCTCTGGCGGTATGTTGCCAAAGCTCAATGCCTGCCGCAATGCCCTTACGCATGGCGTCAAACGTGTACGAATTCTGCCTGCGGAGTCGGCGATGTTGCTGCCTGATCTCTGCTCGACCCGAGTGAATGATGGAACGGAGGTAATGGTCGCATGA
- a CDS encoding aspartate aminotransferase family protein, translated as MKLASIQAAESKLLLHTYERNPYLFVGGHDVYLRDENGNDFLDLLSGIGVSALGYAHPAIEAAILDQSKRLLHTSNLFYHEGTANLALRLTEISGLDRVFFCNSGTEAWEAALKLARSHARLLREKGRKIGTKFLAMEHSFHGRTMGSVATTHKEKYREPFAPVMPDVEFVRFNDVDDLRAKFSNDVCGICIEPLQGEGGIHPVSKEFFATARELCDSTGALLLADEIQSGLGRTGKWFAYQHYGILPDITTLAKPIAGGIPMGAMLCTDEAALGFTPGQHGTTFGGGPLACAVAIAVLDTMQRENTLAHIQATGEFFKSKLQELATRHDCIVDVRGTGLMLGIEINSAELAKQAAAQMMERRIIINRTSETVLRFLPPYILERKHVEIAVNALDEILKDLAAAYAGTAPAGEKAHG; from the coding sequence ATGAAGTTGGCATCCATACAGGCGGCGGAGAGCAAACTGCTTCTCCATACCTATGAGCGCAATCCTTATCTCTTTGTCGGTGGACACGACGTCTACCTGCGCGATGAAAACGGCAACGACTTCCTCGATCTGTTGAGCGGCATCGGCGTCTCCGCGCTCGGCTACGCTCATCCAGCCATTGAAGCGGCCATTCTCGACCAGAGCAAGCGCCTGCTCCACACCTCGAACCTCTTCTATCACGAAGGCACAGCGAACCTCGCGCTTCGCCTCACCGAGATCAGCGGTCTCGATCGCGTCTTCTTCTGCAACAGCGGCACCGAGGCATGGGAGGCCGCGCTGAAGCTAGCTCGCTCTCACGCTCGTCTGCTGCGCGAGAAGGGCCGCAAGATCGGCACGAAGTTTCTTGCCATGGAACACAGCTTCCACGGACGCACCATGGGCTCGGTTGCAACGACTCACAAAGAGAAGTACCGCGAACCGTTTGCTCCGGTCATGCCCGATGTCGAGTTTGTGCGCTTTAACGATGTCGACGATCTGCGCGCGAAGTTTTCGAACGATGTCTGCGGCATCTGCATCGAGCCGCTTCAGGGCGAAGGCGGCATCCATCCCGTCTCGAAGGAGTTCTTCGCCACTGCTCGTGAGCTTTGCGACTCCACCGGCGCTTTGCTGCTCGCCGACGAGATTCAGAGCGGTCTTGGCCGTACCGGCAAATGGTTTGCCTACCAGCACTACGGCATCCTGCCCGACATCACCACGCTCGCCAAGCCCATCGCCGGCGGCATCCCCATGGGAGCGATGCTTTGCACCGATGAGGCTGCTCTTGGCTTCACTCCCGGCCAGCATGGCACGACCTTCGGTGGCGGCCCTCTCGCATGCGCTGTCGCTATTGCTGTACTCGATACCATGCAACGCGAAAACACGTTGGCACACATTCAAGCCACGGGAGAGTTCTTCAAATCGAAGCTTCAGGAGCTGGCAACCCGTCACGACTGCATCGTCGATGTTCGCGGCACGGGCCTAATGCTCGGCATTGAGATCAACTCCGCCGAGCTGGCAAAGCAGGCCGCCGCGCAGATGATGGAGCGCCGCATCATCATCAACCGCACCAGCGAGACGGTGCTTCGTTTCCTGCCGCCCTACATTCTTGAGCGCAAGCATGTTGAGATTGCCGTCAACGCGCTCGACGAAATTCTGAAAGATCTTGCAGCAGCATATGCCGGGACCGCACCGGCAGGAGAAAAAGCCCATGGGTAG
- the argF gene encoding ornithine carbamoyltransferase, translating into MGSKTVVMNPKPADGEEISRKPTATLGIQSDTAFSEASKRLSGRDLCSIADLTVQEMAAIMELAHAVKANPEDFRHALDARQMVMFFEKASLRTRVTFEAAINTLGGNAIFVDQTQSPLGERESLSDMARNLERWMNIIVLRTYAHDTITEMAACSKVPVINALSDLEHPCQAIADFFTLEERFGSAQGLRFAYVGDGNNVCHSLMLTAAQLGAHCIVASPKGFAPKLDIIHKAIEISESTGGSITLMHDPIKAVTGADAVYTDVCTSMGFEHEATKRAPIFKPYQVNEELMSHAQPDAVFMHCLPAHRNAEVTDAVLDGPQSVVFDQAENRMHAQKALLLMLLGGAKRTASSRNRSSQPRKRS; encoded by the coding sequence ATGGGTAGCAAAACCGTAGTCATGAACCCGAAGCCCGCAGACGGCGAAGAGATTTCGCGCAAGCCGACAGCAACCCTTGGCATCCAGTCAGACACTGCTTTCAGCGAAGCAAGTAAACGCCTCAGCGGCCGCGACCTCTGTTCCATCGCCGACCTCACCGTGCAGGAGATGGCAGCCATCATGGAGCTCGCTCACGCCGTCAAGGCCAACCCCGAAGACTTCCGCCATGCGCTCGACGCCCGCCAGATGGTGATGTTCTTCGAGAAGGCATCGTTGCGCACACGCGTCACCTTTGAAGCCGCAATCAACACGCTCGGCGGAAACGCCATCTTCGTCGATCAGACGCAGTCTCCTCTCGGCGAGCGCGAATCACTCTCCGACATGGCGCGCAACCTCGAGCGCTGGATGAACATCATCGTGCTGCGCACCTATGCGCACGACACCATCACCGAGATGGCCGCATGCTCCAAGGTTCCCGTCATTAATGCACTCTCCGACCTTGAGCATCCCTGTCAGGCCATCGCCGATTTCTTCACGCTCGAAGAGCGCTTCGGCTCGGCACAGGGGCTGCGCTTCGCCTATGTCGGCGACGGCAACAACGTCTGCCACTCGCTGATGCTGACCGCCGCACAGCTTGGCGCACATTGCATCGTTGCATCGCCTAAAGGTTTTGCTCCTAAGCTCGATATCATTCACAAGGCAATCGAGATCAGCGAATCGACAGGCGGCAGCATCACGCTAATGCACGATCCCATTAAGGCCGTCACCGGTGCCGATGCTGTCTATACCGACGTATGCACCAGCATGGGCTTCGAGCACGAAGCCACCAAGCGCGCGCCCATCTTCAAGCCCTATCAGGTCAACGAAGAGCTGATGTCCCACGCGCAGCCCGACGCGGTCTTTATGCACTGCCTGCCCGCGCACCGCAACGCTGAAGTCACCGATGCTGTGCTAGATGGCCCGCAGTCGGTCGTCTTCGATCAGGCAGAGAACCGTATGCACGCACAGAAAGCGCTTCTGCTGATGCTGCTTGGCGGCGCCAAGCGGACGGCCAGCAGCCGCAACCGCTCATCTCAGCCTCGCAAACGCTCCTAA
- the argG gene encoding argininosuccinate synthase translates to MSVILESLPVGQKVGIAFSGGLDTSAALHWMKQKGALPYAYTANLGQPDEADYDEIPRKALEYGAEKARLIDCRGPLVREGIAALQSGAFHITTAGVTYFNTTPIGRAVTGTMLVTAMKEDDVNIWGDGSTFKGNDIERFYRYGLLVNPDLKVYKPWLDAAFIDELGGRAEMSAFMQKSGFAYKMSSEKAYSTDSNILGGTHEAKDLEHLSTSMKIVAPIMGVAFWRDDVEIKREEITIRFEEGFPVALNGKEFPDPVEMMLEANRIGGRHGLGMSDQIENRIIEAKSRGIYESPGLALLFIAYERLITGIHNEDTIEQYRDNGRKLGRLLYQGRWFDPQAIMLREAAQRWVAEPVTGEVTLELRRGNDYSILNTDSPNLTFHPERLSMEKTESTFSPRDRIGQLTMRNLDITDTRAKLMTYAQSGLITLSKGSEMPQLESTKDSKK, encoded by the coding sequence ATGTCCGTAATTCTCGAATCCCTGCCTGTCGGCCAGAAGGTCGGTATTGCCTTCTCCGGCGGCCTGGACACCAGCGCCGCGCTCCACTGGATGAAGCAGAAGGGCGCTCTGCCGTACGCCTACACCGCCAACCTCGGCCAGCCCGACGAAGCCGATTACGACGAGATTCCGCGTAAGGCGCTCGAGTACGGCGCGGAGAAGGCACGTCTCATCGACTGCCGCGGGCCGCTCGTGCGCGAAGGCATCGCCGCGCTTCAGTCAGGCGCGTTCCACATCACCACCGCGGGCGTCACCTACTTCAACACCACACCCATCGGCCGCGCTGTCACCGGCACCATGCTGGTGACGGCGATGAAGGAGGACGACGTCAACATCTGGGGCGACGGTTCCACCTTCAAGGGCAACGATATCGAGCGGTTCTATCGCTACGGCCTTCTCGTCAACCCCGACCTCAAGGTCTACAAGCCCTGGCTCGACGCCGCCTTCATCGACGAGCTCGGTGGCCGCGCCGAGATGTCGGCCTTCATGCAGAAGTCCGGCTTCGCCTACAAGATGTCGTCGGAGAAGGCCTACTCGACTGACTCCAACATCCTCGGCGGCACGCACGAAGCCAAGGACCTCGAACATCTCTCGACCAGCATGAAGATCGTCGCCCCCATCATGGGCGTCGCCTTCTGGCGCGACGATGTCGAGATCAAGCGCGAAGAGATCACCATCCGCTTTGAAGAAGGCTTCCCCGTCGCACTCAACGGCAAGGAATTTCCTGATCCCGTTGAGATGATGCTCGAAGCCAACCGCATCGGCGGTCGCCACGGCCTCGGCATGAGCGATCAGATCGAAAACCGCATCATCGAAGCCAAGAGCCGCGGCATCTACGAATCGCCCGGCCTCGCTCTGCTCTTCATCGCCTACGAGCGCCTCATCACCGGCATCCACAACGAGGACACCATCGAGCAGTACCGCGACAACGGCCGCAAGCTAGGCCGCCTGCTCTATCAGGGCCGCTGGTTCGATCCCCAGGCCATCATGCTGCGCGAAGCCGCACAACGCTGGGTCGCCGAGCCCGTCACCGGGGAAGTCACACTTGAGCTGCGCCGCGGCAACGATTACTCGATCCTCAACACCGACTCTCCCAACCTCACCTTCCACCCCGAGCGCCTCAGCATGGAGAAGACCGAATCCACCTTCTCTCCACGCGACCGCATCGGCCAGCTCACCATGCGCAACCTCGACATCACCGACACCCGCGCCAAGCTGATGACCTACGCACAGAGCGGCCTCATCACTCTAAGCAAGGGCTCCGAGATGCCACAGCTTGAAAGCACTAAGGACAGCAAGAAATAG
- the argH gene encoding argininosuccinate lyase, protein MSNEQPSKMWSGRFREPLNKTFEEWQRSFPFDWRLLPQEVAASKAHARVIAAAGILTDAELATMLDGLDKVLAQTTLTPAVVASAPEAEDIHHFTELQLTRIIGDLALKLHTGRSRNEQIVTDMRLFVRDAIDATLAGLREWRKALIDLAENAGEAVMPSYTHLQRAEPVLVAHWLLTYVSQLERDSSRLVDARKRMNLCPLGSGAIAGATLALDRTIAAKALGFDGPTPNSMDATSDRDFALEFTQALTTLGIHISRFAEELTLYSTAEFGFLDLPEAFSTGSSAMPQKKNPDLTELIRGKSGRLLGAATTLATLIKGLPLAYNKDLQEGQEPVFDAADTIAGMLSVLPAFTASLKFRFDRMKLAAETGYLNAMAAATYLSNKGVPFRKAHEIIGNAVRLGLETGRELDQLTLEELRQLGPEFDQDFYASITLEATLDCHDVVGGTARHRVRQALADARKRLEAESGKV, encoded by the coding sequence ATGTCTAACGAGCAACCAAGTAAGATGTGGTCAGGCCGTTTCCGCGAGCCACTCAACAAAACCTTTGAAGAGTGGCAGCGCTCGTTCCCTTTTGACTGGCGTCTCCTCCCGCAGGAGGTCGCCGCCTCGAAGGCGCACGCCCGCGTCATTGCTGCCGCAGGCATCCTTACCGATGCCGAACTGGCCACCATGCTCGACGGGTTGGACAAAGTTCTCGCTCAGACCACCCTTACTCCGGCCGTCGTTGCCTCCGCGCCCGAGGCTGAGGACATCCATCACTTCACCGAGCTTCAGCTCACCAGGATCATCGGCGACCTCGCCCTCAAGCTCCACACCGGCCGCAGTCGTAACGAGCAGATCGTCACCGACATGCGCCTCTTCGTGCGCGACGCCATCGACGCTACCCTCGCCGGTCTACGCGAATGGCGCAAGGCCCTTATCGACCTCGCCGAGAACGCAGGCGAAGCCGTCATGCCCAGCTACACCCACCTCCAGCGTGCCGAGCCCGTCCTCGTCGCCCACTGGCTGCTCACCTACGTCAGCCAGCTCGAGCGCGATTCAAGCCGCCTCGTCGACGCCCGCAAGCGCATGAACCTCTGCCCTCTCGGCTCGGGCGCCATCGCCGGAGCCACGCTCGCGCTCGACCGCACCATCGCCGCCAAAGCCCTCGGCTTCGACGGTCCCACGCCCAACAGTATGGACGCGACCAGCGATCGCGACTTCGCCCTCGAGTTCACGCAGGCCCTCACCACCCTCGGCATCCACATCTCGCGCTTCGCCGAGGAACTGACCCTCTACTCGACGGCAGAGTTTGGATTTTTAGACCTGCCCGAAGCCTTCTCCACCGGCAGCTCCGCCATGCCGCAGAAGAAGAACCCCGATCTCACCGAGCTTATCCGCGGCAAGTCCGGACGCCTGCTTGGTGCGGCAACCACCCTCGCCACACTCATCAAGGGCCTGCCCCTCGCCTATAACAAAGACCTTCAAGAAGGACAGGAGCCAGTCTTCGACGCAGCCGACACCATCGCCGGAATGCTTAGCGTCCTTCCCGCCTTTACCGCGTCGCTCAAGTTCCGCTTCGACCGCATGAAACTCGCCGCCGAGACGGGATACCTGAACGCCATGGCCGCCGCTACCTATCTCTCAAATAAAGGCGTTCCCTTTCGCAAGGCGCACGAGATTATCGGCAATGCCGTCCGTCTTGGACTGGAGACTGGCCGCGAGCTTGACCAGCTTACTCTCGAAGAGCTGAGGCAGCTCGGGCCAGAGTTCGATCAGGATTTCTACGCATCAATTACTCTAGAAGCAACGCTGGACTGCCACGACGTCGTTGGCGGCACGGCGCGGCACCGGGTCAGACAGGCCCTTGCGGATGCTCGCAAGCGGCTTGAGGCCGAGTCTGGAAAGGTTTAA
- a CDS encoding GNAT family N-acetyltransferase, with protein sequence MSVFSPLSPVSESTASSRPRVGGATVRTAKLQDAVNIFDLVNSLSGDGTLLRRNYAEICENVRDFKIAESESGVFLGCGALHLYGPHLAEVRSIVVKPEAKGQGAGGKLLRALLDEAEEQGVSCVSLFTRIPDFFFHFGFRTVDRTALPDKIYKDCQNCPRLYACDEVAMVRGSLPKIAVLGPSKFDQPELVKLQAGSLTSNSGQ encoded by the coding sequence ATGTCAGTGTTTAGTCCACTGTCGCCAGTAAGTGAATCAACCGCATCGTCGCGCCCTCGTGTGGGCGGAGCTACCGTGCGCACGGCGAAGTTACAGGACGCCGTGAACATCTTCGACCTGGTCAACTCCCTCTCCGGCGATGGCACGCTGCTGCGCCGCAACTACGCCGAGATCTGCGAGAACGTCCGCGACTTCAAGATTGCCGAGTCCGAGAGCGGCGTCTTCCTAGGTTGCGGTGCCTTGCACCTTTATGGGCCACATCTGGCCGAGGTACGGTCGATTGTGGTGAAGCCCGAGGCCAAGGGGCAGGGCGCTGGCGGCAAGCTGCTACGCGCGTTGCTCGATGAGGCGGAAGAGCAGGGCGTAAGCTGCGTCAGCCTCTTTACCCGCATCCCTGACTTCTTCTTTCACTTCGGCTTTAGAACCGTAGATCGCACCGCTCTGCCGGACAAGATCTACAAGGACTGCCAGAACTGCCCGCGCCTCTACGCCTGCGATGAAGTAGCGATGGTTCGCGGCTCACTGCCGAAGATCGCAGTGCTCGGGCCAAGCAAGTTCGACCAGCCTGAACTGGTGAAGTTGCAGGCCGGCTCGCTTACTTCCAACTCGGGACAGTAG
- a CDS encoding SRPBCC family protein: protein MAAGASEQTMQTLEVVQDELIAATIDIVFESILEQLGPLNETPDGTSLSMKLEPWPGGRWYRDLGNNTGHFWGHVQAIKPPKLLEICGPLFMSQPAFSNVQYRLSEENGLTRVKFVHRAAGMIPPEFTQGERSVNNGWGYFMKRIREAAERRSGKA from the coding sequence ATGGCGGCTGGAGCTTCTGAACAGACAATGCAAACGCTCGAGGTAGTTCAAGACGAGCTGATCGCGGCAACAATCGATATCGTGTTCGAGTCCATCCTCGAACAGCTCGGGCCACTCAACGAGACGCCAGATGGAACGTCGCTCTCCATGAAGCTTGAGCCATGGCCCGGCGGCCGCTGGTATCGCGATCTGGGCAACAATACGGGACACTTCTGGGGCCACGTGCAGGCCATCAAACCGCCCAAGCTGCTGGAGATCTGCGGACCGCTGTTCATGTCACAGCCTGCCTTCTCGAACGTGCAATACAGGCTGAGTGAAGAAAACGGTCTGACCCGCGTAAAGTTCGTGCACCGCGCAGCCGGCATGATTCCGCCGGAGTTTACCCAGGGAGAGAGAAGCGTCAACAACGGTTGGGGCTATTTCATGAAGAGGATTCGCGAAGCTGCGGAGCGCCGTAGCGGCAAAGCCTAA
- a CDS encoding DinB family protein, whose product MSLAESIFTEFDIQAPITRIFLERLPESKLTWRPHERSMTAGQLAFHLARVPGGVVQAVQQNPVQAPEFAMETQPTSVGEILETFDRSVVTVRKVLLAYNDDSMRETWRLMRGDEELLAIPRMQFLRDIMLNHWYQHRGQFSVYLRMLDVAVPASWGPSADERDPGQGFRWVHRPALVA is encoded by the coding sequence ATGTCACTCGCAGAGTCTATCTTTACCGAATTTGATATACAGGCACCGATCACTCGCATCTTTCTTGAGCGTTTGCCCGAGAGCAAGCTGACCTGGAGGCCGCACGAGCGCTCCATGACGGCCGGGCAGTTGGCCTTTCATCTTGCGCGCGTCCCGGGAGGTGTCGTGCAGGCAGTGCAGCAGAACCCTGTACAGGCTCCCGAATTCGCCATGGAGACTCAGCCCACCAGCGTTGGAGAGATCCTCGAGACGTTCGATCGGAGCGTCGTCACGGTGAGAAAAGTGCTGCTCGCGTACAACGATGACAGCATGCGCGAAACCTGGCGTCTGATGCGCGGCGATGAGGAACTGCTTGCTATACCCCGAATGCAATTCCTGCGCGACATCATGCTGAATCACTGGTATCAACATCGCGGCCAGTTCAGCGTCTACCTTCGCATGCTCGATGTGGCTGTCCCGGCAAGCTGGGGGCCAAGCGCTGACGAAAGAGACCCCGGCCAGGGTTTTCGCTGGGTACATCGGCCCGCACTCGTCGCCTGA